The Chelatococcus sp. HY11 genome includes a window with the following:
- the tatC gene encoding twin-arginine translocase subunit TatC yields MSEVQTSVPPVEEELDEVEASRAPLIDHLIELRSRLIKALISFIVMFFLCFLLAKQIYNILVWPYVFAAGPGADVRLIYTAPLEYLFTQIKIAVFGAAFLSFPVVATQIYKFVAPGLYKNERQAFLPYLVATPVFFGLGAAVVYFIAMPMVMNFSLGQQQAGGAGHAAIELLPKVSEYLSLIMTLIFAFGICFQLPVILTLLARAGLIDSQFLKDKRRYAIVGVFIIAAVLTPPDVISQVTLALPTLLLYELSIVSVRMVEKKRAEAEAAREAE; encoded by the coding sequence ATGAGCGAGGTTCAGACCAGCGTGCCGCCCGTCGAGGAAGAACTCGACGAGGTCGAGGCCTCGCGGGCGCCTTTGATCGATCATCTCATCGAGTTGCGCTCGCGCCTGATCAAGGCGTTGATCAGCTTTATCGTGATGTTCTTCCTCTGCTTCCTCCTGGCGAAGCAGATCTACAACATCCTGGTCTGGCCCTATGTGTTCGCGGCCGGCCCTGGCGCCGACGTGCGCCTGATCTATACGGCGCCGCTCGAATATCTCTTCACCCAGATCAAGATCGCCGTGTTCGGCGCAGCCTTCCTGTCGTTCCCCGTGGTAGCGACGCAGATCTATAAGTTCGTCGCGCCGGGTCTCTATAAGAACGAGCGGCAGGCCTTCCTGCCCTATCTGGTGGCGACCCCTGTGTTTTTCGGCCTGGGCGCGGCCGTCGTCTATTTCATCGCCATGCCGATGGTGATGAATTTCTCCCTCGGCCAGCAGCAGGCGGGCGGCGCGGGCCACGCGGCGATCGAGCTTCTGCCTAAGGTCAGCGAATATCTCTCGCTGATCATGACCCTGATCTTCGCTTTCGGCATCTGCTTCCAGTTGCCGGTGATTCTCACGCTTCTGGCGCGGGCCGGGCTGATCGACAGCCAGTTCCTCAAGGACAAGCGGCGCTATGCCATCGTTGGCGTGTTCATCATCGCGGCCGTGCTGACGCCGCCTGACGTGATCAGCCAGGTAACCCTTGCCCTGCCTACGCTCCTCCTTTACGAGCTTTCTATCGTCTCGGTCCGCATGGTCGAGAAGAAGCGGGCGGAAGCCGAGGCCGCACGCGAAGCGGAGTGA
- a CDS encoding MTH938/NDUFAF3 family protein has product MAEGRRYDGFVPGRFKLDAYGNGGFRFAEMSHRGSILTLPSGIKAWDVTDPDALTVGDFAPVIAEAADIELLLIGTGLDMVPLSPAIRQALSEAGLKIDVMQTGAAARTYNVLLAEDRHVAAALIAVG; this is encoded by the coding sequence ATGGCCGAGGGCCGACGTTACGACGGTTTCGTTCCCGGCCGGTTCAAGCTCGATGCCTATGGCAACGGGGGCTTCCGTTTCGCCGAGATGTCCCACCGTGGCTCCATCCTGACCCTGCCATCCGGCATCAAGGCCTGGGACGTGACGGACCCTGACGCACTCACGGTCGGTGATTTCGCGCCTGTCATCGCCGAGGCGGCGGATATCGAACTCCTGTTGATCGGCACCGGCCTCGATATGGTTCCGCTGTCGCCCGCCATCCGGCAAGCACTCAGCGAGGCGGGCCTCAAGATCGATGTCATGCAGACGGGAGCTGCGGCGCGCACCTACAATGTGCTGCTTGCGGAGGACCGGCATGTCGCGGCCGCGCTGATCGCGGTGGGCTAG
- a CDS encoding protein-L-isoaspartate O-methyltransferase, whose product MPQPAAPFTIAGPRVDTERGGPASGAEETVAFLLSLRARGIRDTTLLRAMEMVPRDLFAPRRFSDLARADVSLPLPCGQTMTAPATIATMLLSLGVERQHRVLEVGTGSGYVAAVLGHLGRVVVSTERFRTLALAATERIATLDLDNVAIMAADGLAIGEAGDSEDEDLGPFDRILLNGTLDEPPPPSLTARLAPGGRLVGARTTDGRQQLLRMTRAADGALTEELGAAIRLPPLAHGVAKAL is encoded by the coding sequence ATGCCGCAACCGGCTGCTCCCTTCACGATCGCGGGCCCGCGCGTTGATACTGAACGCGGGGGCCCCGCCTCGGGTGCGGAGGAGACGGTTGCCTTCCTGCTGAGCCTCAGGGCGCGCGGCATTCGCGATACGACCCTGCTGCGCGCCATGGAGATGGTGCCGCGCGACCTGTTCGCCCCGCGGCGCTTCAGCGATCTCGCCCGGGCCGACGTCTCGCTGCCCTTGCCTTGTGGCCAGACCATGACAGCACCCGCCACGATCGCCACGATGCTTCTTTCACTCGGCGTCGAGCGCCAACACCGCGTGCTGGAGGTGGGAACCGGCTCGGGCTACGTGGCGGCCGTGCTGGGGCATCTCGGCCGGGTCGTGGTGTCCACCGAGCGTTTCCGGACATTGGCGCTGGCTGCAACGGAACGCATCGCCACGCTCGATCTCGACAATGTTGCCATCATGGCGGCTGACGGCCTGGCAATCGGCGAGGCGGGGGACAGCGAGGACGAGGATCTCGGGCCGTTTGACCGTATCCTCTTGAACGGCACCCTTGACGAGCCGCCTCCTCCATCACTCACGGCGAGGCTCGCCCCAGGCGGCCGCTTGGTAGGCGCGCGAACGACCGACGGCCGGCAACAGCTGCTTCGCATGACGCGGGCCGCCGACGGAGCGCTGACGGAAGAGCTGGGGGCCGCCATTCGTCTGCCGCCTTTGGCGCATGGCGTCGCCAAGGCGCTTTGA
- the yajC gene encoding preprotein translocase subunit YajC, with the protein MITPAFAQSTASAGGGGDMLIQFVPFILIFVIMWFLILRPQQKRQKAHQEMIKNVRRGDTIVTSGGFIAKVTKVVDDGEVEAEIAEGVKVRVVRGMISDVRSKAEPVKS; encoded by the coding sequence GTGATCACGCCAGCCTTCGCCCAGTCCACGGCTTCTGCCGGTGGCGGGGGCGACATGCTCATCCAGTTCGTCCCGTTCATCCTCATCTTCGTCATCATGTGGTTCCTGATTCTGCGTCCCCAGCAGAAGCGGCAGAAGGCCCATCAGGAGATGATCAAGAACGTTCGCCGCGGCGACACGATCGTGACCTCGGGCGGCTTCATCGCCAAGGTGACGAAGGTGGTCGACGACGGGGAGGTCGAGGCCGAGATCGCGGAAGGGGTCAAAGTACGCGTCGTGCGTGGTATGATTTCGGATGTGCGTTCCAAGGCCGAGCCGGTTAAGAGCTAA
- a CDS encoding phytoene/squalene synthase family protein translates to MMADGAGPGDDAALSAAFSHCEQLVREADIDRFLAGLFIPIEKRRYCFALYAFSHEIARVRELVNSPLPGELRYQWWRDALGDEEARGDVAAHPVAAALLATIARFKLPRQALLDLIDARIFDLYDDPMGPTSDLEGYSGETTSALLRLASLILADGEDAGAADAAGHLGVAQAVTGLIRALPWHLRRGQVYVPADILAEAGLPAATLLAGERTPALAKVIAAMRSLAERHYRAGLDGLAQVPSRVRPVYLPAMLVPAYLREFDRRDYDPYRSIVDLPQWRKQWLLWRASRRLR, encoded by the coding sequence ATGATGGCCGACGGAGCTGGCCCGGGCGACGATGCGGCCTTATCAGCGGCATTCTCCCATTGCGAGCAGCTCGTCCGCGAGGCGGACATCGACCGCTTCCTCGCGGGCCTTTTCATCCCTATCGAGAAGCGGCGCTACTGCTTCGCGCTCTATGCCTTCAGCCATGAGATCGCGCGGGTCAGGGAACTGGTCAACTCGCCACTGCCGGGGGAGCTTCGCTACCAGTGGTGGCGGGATGCGCTCGGTGACGAGGAGGCGCGCGGCGACGTCGCCGCCCATCCCGTGGCGGCTGCCCTGCTCGCGACGATCGCGCGTTTCAAGCTGCCGCGGCAGGCCCTTCTCGATCTGATCGACGCCAGGATCTTCGACCTCTACGACGATCCGATGGGGCCGACCAGCGATCTAGAAGGCTATAGCGGTGAGACGACATCGGCGCTGCTGCGGCTCGCCTCCCTCATTCTCGCCGATGGGGAGGACGCCGGCGCGGCTGATGCGGCGGGCCATCTCGGCGTCGCCCAGGCCGTGACCGGTCTCATCCGGGCGTTGCCCTGGCATCTCAGGCGCGGTCAGGTCTATGTGCCGGCGGATATCCTGGCCGAGGCCGGACTGCCGGCCGCGACGCTTCTGGCTGGGGAACGGACGCCGGCACTCGCGAAGGTCATCGCCGCCATGCGCAGCCTGGCGGAACGGCATTATCGCGCAGGCCTCGACGGGCTCGCTCAGGTGCCTTCGCGCGTCCGTCCCGTTTATCTGCCGGCGATGCTCGTGCCGGCCTATCTCCGCGAGTTCGACCGACGCGACTATGACCCCTATCGGTCGATCGTCGATCTGCCCCAATGGCGCAAGCAATGGCTGCTCTGGCGCGCCTCGCGGCGGCTGCGCTGA
- a CDS encoding peptidoglycan DD-metalloendopeptidase family protein, whose product MRDRLASLRPRLLSRVAIVGLLASVASGCGSDSMRFVQNPFSDPFKSQGHDEVATGSLGGSAPVSGYDSGQGGYAPPAQVASAPLAAPISAPRSTAPAEAVVGSATGWTAQGGTPFVVGSGDTLAAISGRYNVPVSALVAANGLKGSSVAPGQQITIPVYNPSAAPTVARQVAAAPVQQVSQSLTAQRNQVQSTVSNGRAAVGNLAAQPQRQVAALDQSARTQISKVQPPAAPRLTTATVTKPATQAVDAAKTQVLTPPPAKTTAKPSAPETKPAQQATPVAAAKPAAAQPQPEKPAAPQQVAVAHPTEPETTASIPKASASANEFRWPARGRVIQGFGGRGGNEGINIAVPEGTPVKAAEGGTVAYSGNELKGYGNLVLIRHEDGWVSAYANNGELLVKRGEKVKRGQTIAKSGQTGNVSSPQLHFELRKGSTPVDPMNHLAGL is encoded by the coding sequence ATGCGTGATCGTCTAGCGTCGTTGCGGCCGCGGCTGTTGTCGCGGGTGGCTATTGTGGGGCTTCTCGCGAGTGTCGCGTCCGGCTGCGGCTCGGACAGCATGCGCTTCGTCCAAAACCCCTTTTCAGACCCCTTCAAGTCGCAGGGGCATGACGAGGTCGCGACCGGCAGTCTCGGGGGCTCGGCGCCCGTCAGTGGCTACGACAGCGGGCAGGGTGGGTATGCTCCACCCGCGCAGGTCGCGAGTGCCCCGCTAGCGGCGCCCATATCCGCACCCCGCTCGACCGCGCCGGCTGAGGCTGTCGTCGGCAGCGCAACCGGCTGGACGGCGCAGGGCGGCACCCCCTTCGTGGTTGGCTCCGGTGACACGCTCGCCGCCATCTCCGGCCGTTACAACGTTCCGGTCTCTGCCCTCGTCGCCGCCAATGGCCTCAAGGGCTCGAGCGTGGCGCCGGGCCAGCAGATCACTATCCCGGTCTACAACCCCTCGGCTGCTCCGACGGTCGCCCGGCAGGTCGCGGCCGCGCCTGTCCAGCAAGTGAGCCAGTCGCTGACGGCCCAGCGCAATCAGGTCCAGTCCACGGTGTCCAACGGCCGCGCGGCGGTCGGCAATCTCGCCGCGCAGCCGCAACGCCAGGTCGCCGCGCTCGATCAGTCCGCGCGCACGCAGATTTCGAAGGTGCAGCCGCCGGCCGCTCCGCGCCTCACCACCGCCACGGTGACGAAGCCCGCGACACAGGCCGTCGACGCCGCGAAGACGCAGGTGCTCACGCCGCCGCCGGCGAAGACCACGGCAAAGCCCAGCGCGCCTGAAACGAAGCCGGCGCAGCAGGCGACCCCGGTCGCGGCGGCGAAGCCTGCTGCCGCCCAGCCGCAACCCGAGAAGCCGGCGGCTCCGCAGCAGGTGGCGGTGGCCCATCCCACCGAGCCGGAGACGACGGCGAGCATTCCGAAGGCAAGCGCTTCCGCCAACGAGTTCCGCTGGCCGGCGCGCGGTCGCGTCATTCAGGGCTTCGGCGGCCGTGGCGGGAACGAGGGCATCAACATCGCCGTGCCGGAAGGAACGCCCGTCAAGGCGGCCGAGGGCGGAACCGTCGCCTATTCCGGAAATGAGCTGAAGGGCTATGGCAACCTCGTCCTGATCCGGCATGAGGACGGCTGGGTCAGTGCCTATGCCAACAATGGCGAGCTTCTCGTGAAGCGTGGCGAGAAGGTGAAGCGCGGCCAGACGATCGCCAAGTCGGGACAGACCGGCAACGTCTCATCGCCGCAGCTGCATTTCGAGCTGCGCAAGGGCTCGACCCCGGTCGATCCCATGAATCATCTGGCCGGTCTCTGA
- a CDS encoding ATP-binding protein, protein MAPKNQQHEDPSLHESVLNLTLERIAQALERLSPPPPPPTDLSAADAFVWHPPARLQPVPRVNRVEMSLLRGIDRVRDTLAENTERFARGLPANNALLWGARGMGKSSLVKAVHAETNKRLADIGPSSDARRLKLIEIHREDIESLPGLMGLIRDSHHRFIIFCDDLSFDTDDTSYKSLKAVLEGGIEGRPDNVVFYATSNRRHLLPRDMMDNERSTAINPGEAIEEKVSLSDRFGLWLGFHKCSQDEYLDMVYGYASHLDLSYDQAKLRAEALEWATTRGARSGRTAWQFVQDLAGRIGTVIPS, encoded by the coding sequence ATGGCGCCGAAAAACCAGCAGCATGAGGATCCGAGCCTTCACGAAAGCGTGCTCAATCTCACGCTGGAGCGGATTGCCCAGGCCCTGGAGCGTCTTTCGCCCCCGCCACCGCCTCCGACCGACCTTTCCGCCGCCGATGCCTTTGTCTGGCACCCGCCGGCGCGGCTGCAGCCTGTTCCACGCGTCAACCGCGTGGAGATGTCCCTGCTCCGCGGCATCGACCGGGTGCGCGACACCCTCGCCGAAAATACCGAACGCTTCGCTCGCGGCCTGCCGGCCAACAACGCCCTGCTCTGGGGCGCGCGCGGCATGGGCAAATCGTCGCTGGTCAAGGCGGTCCACGCGGAGACCAACAAGCGCCTCGCCGATATCGGGCCCTCCTCCGACGCCCGCCGCCTGAAGCTCATCGAGATCCACCGCGAGGACATCGAGAGCCTGCCGGGTCTCATGGGGCTGATCCGAGACTCCCATCATCGCTTCATCATCTTCTGCGATGATCTGTCCTTCGACACGGACGATACCTCCTACAAGTCGCTCAAGGCGGTGCTTGAAGGCGGTATCGAGGGGCGCCCCGACAATGTCGTGTTCTATGCCACCTCGAACCGCAGGCACCTCCTGCCCCGCGACATGATGGACAACGAACGCTCGACAGCCATCAATCCCGGCGAGGCGATCGAGGAGAAGGTCTCGCTGTCGGATCGATTCGGCCTCTGGCTCGGCTTCCATAAATGCAGCCAGGACGAATATCTGGACATGGTCTACGGCTATGCCAGCCACCTCGACCTTTCCTATGATCAGGCCAAGCTGCGCGCCGAGGCGTTGGAATGGGCGACGACGCGTGGAGCGCGCTCCGGGCGCACGGCCTGGCAATTCGTCCAGGATCTCGCTGGCCGGATCGGCACGGTGATACCGAGCTAG
- the secF gene encoding protein translocase subunit SecF, translating into MRLIRIVPDNTKFRFVRFRRVTIPFSAAISVITVILALTIGLNFGIDFKGGTLVEVQARSGKADVGAIRQAAESFGFGTPEVQEFGNSGGVSIRFPIQEGGEEAQGTVVQKTRDVFEKDYEFRRVETVGPRVSGELVQSGTLGVVLAIVAVLAYLWFRFELTFAIGAIIGTMHDILLTVGFFVVTQIEFNMTSIAAILTIVGYSLNETVVVFDRTRELLRRYKTMPIEELLDLSVNSTLSRTSMTATTTILSLVALVVVGGEAIQGFAQVMLFGVFVCTYSAMYVSTPVLIYLGMRSARAPAPAVQASASDSKKAPRPAS; encoded by the coding sequence GTGCGCCTGATCCGCATCGTCCCCGACAACACCAAGTTCCGCTTCGTCCGCTTCCGGCGCGTCACGATCCCGTTTTCGGCGGCGATATCGGTCATCACCGTTATCCTCGCCCTGACGATCGGATTGAACTTCGGCATCGACTTCAAGGGCGGCACGCTCGTCGAGGTCCAGGCCCGTTCGGGCAAGGCGGATGTGGGCGCCATCCGCCAGGCCGCCGAGAGCTTTGGTTTCGGCACGCCCGAGGTGCAGGAGTTCGGCAACTCGGGCGGTGTATCGATCCGCTTTCCGATCCAGGAGGGCGGCGAGGAGGCGCAGGGAACGGTGGTCCAGAAGACGCGTGACGTCTTCGAGAAGGACTACGAGTTCCGCCGGGTCGAGACGGTCGGCCCGCGTGTGTCGGGTGAACTGGTGCAGTCCGGCACGCTCGGCGTCGTGCTCGCGATCGTCGCCGTGCTCGCCTATCTCTGGTTCCGTTTCGAGCTGACCTTCGCCATCGGCGCCATCATCGGCACGATGCACGACATTCTCCTGACTGTCGGGTTCTTCGTCGTCACGCAGATCGAGTTCAATATGACCTCGATAGCCGCGATCCTGACGATCGTTGGCTATTCCCTGAACGAAACGGTCGTGGTGTTCGACCGGACGCGCGAGCTTCTGAGACGCTACAAGACTATGCCGATCGAGGAACTCCTCGATCTGTCCGTGAATTCGACGTTGTCGCGCACGTCCATGACGGCGACCACGACGATCCTGTCGCTGGTCGCGCTGGTGGTGGTGGGCGGCGAGGCCATTCAGGGCTTCGCCCAGGTGATGCTGTTCGGCGTCTTCGTCTGCACCTATTCCGCCATGTATGTCTCTACGCCCGTGCTGATCTATCTCGGCATGCGCAGTGCCCGCGCCCCGGCTCCGGCGGTTCAGGCGTCGGCGTCCGACAGCAAGAAGGCGCCGCGCCCGGCGTCCTGA
- the secD gene encoding protein translocase subunit SecD — protein sequence MLRYSKAKIISILLLTLLGFAYAAPNLFSETTRERIAASVPGWIPAWIVPHRAMVLGLDLQGGSHVVLEVDENDLIRTQVNSLRDDVRRILRETRIAPQGGIVALPRGMQMRVPSEADRQRLLARLNELARPAGNAILGTPGNSTINVSEGADGLIQVTLTDVGVTDRVRRAVDQTIEVLRRRVDALGTTEPNIQREGAGRVLVQVPGLQDPQRLKDILGRTAKLQFRFIAEGGASPGDVDMIPSRDNAGQPVPVERRVIVEGEDLTDAQPAFDSQTSQPIVNFRFNLRGAQRFGQATSEGVGRLLAIVLDNEVISAPRIQTPITGGQGQISGSFSVQQANDLAVLLRAGALPAKLTIVEERTVGPGLGQDSIEAGTMAIYVATIFVALFMLATYGLFGIFANIALLVHVVFILALMSLLGATLTLPGIAGIVLTIGTAVDSNVLIYERIREEAHGGRSIISAIDAGFTRAFATIFDSNSTMLIAALILFFLGSGPVRGFAVVFILGILTTVITAVTMTRMMIALWYRVARPKQLPF from the coding sequence ATGCTGCGCTATTCAAAAGCCAAGATCATCTCGATCCTTCTGTTGACGCTGCTCGGCTTTGCCTATGCGGCGCCCAACCTGTTTTCCGAGACGACGCGCGAGCGTATCGCGGCATCGGTGCCTGGCTGGATCCCCGCCTGGATCGTGCCGCATCGCGCCATGGTGCTCGGTCTTGACCTGCAGGGCGGCTCGCACGTCGTGCTGGAGGTCGATGAGAACGACCTGATCCGCACGCAGGTCAACAGCCTGCGCGACGACGTCCGGCGCATCCTGCGCGAGACGCGCATCGCGCCCCAAGGCGGCATCGTGGCCTTGCCGCGCGGCATGCAGATGCGTGTGCCGAGCGAGGCGGACCGCCAGCGCCTGCTGGCGCGGCTCAACGAGCTGGCCCGTCCGGCGGGCAACGCCATCCTCGGCACGCCCGGAAACAGCACCATCAATGTCTCCGAGGGCGCGGACGGCCTCATTCAGGTCACCCTGACCGATGTGGGCGTCACCGATCGCGTCCGCCGCGCCGTTGACCAGACCATCGAGGTGCTGCGGCGCCGTGTCGATGCGCTCGGCACGACCGAGCCGAATATCCAGCGCGAGGGCGCCGGCCGCGTGCTGGTGCAGGTGCCCGGCCTGCAGGATCCCCAGCGCCTCAAGGACATTCTCGGCCGGACCGCCAAGCTGCAATTCCGCTTCATCGCGGAAGGCGGGGCTAGTCCGGGTGATGTCGACATGATCCCCTCGCGCGACAATGCTGGTCAGCCGGTTCCTGTCGAGCGGCGTGTCATCGTCGAGGGTGAGGATCTGACCGACGCCCAGCCGGCGTTCGATTCGCAGACGTCGCAGCCGATCGTCAACTTCCGCTTCAACCTGCGCGGGGCGCAGCGGTTCGGCCAGGCGACCTCGGAAGGCGTCGGGCGGCTGCTCGCCATCGTGCTCGACAACGAAGTGATCTCGGCGCCACGTATCCAGACACCGATCACCGGCGGTCAGGGCCAGATCTCAGGCAGCTTCAGCGTGCAGCAGGCCAATGACCTGGCCGTGCTCCTGCGCGCCGGCGCCCTGCCGGCGAAGCTCACGATCGTCGAGGAGCGTACGGTTGGGCCTGGTCTTGGTCAGGACTCCATCGAGGCCGGCACCATGGCGATCTACGTCGCGACGATCTTCGTGGCGTTGTTCATGCTGGCGACCTATGGCCTGTTCGGGATCTTCGCGAATATAGCCCTTCTGGTTCACGTGGTCTTCATCCTGGCCCTGATGTCGCTGCTTGGAGCAACACTCACATTGCCGGGCATCGCGGGCATCGTCCTGACCATCGGCACGGCGGTTGATTCCAACGTGCTGATCTATGAACGCATCAGGGAAGAGGCCCATGGCGGCCGCTCGATCATCTCGGCGATCGACGCGGGCTTCACCCGGGCCTTCGCGACGATCTTCGACTCGAACTCGACGATGTTGATCGCCGCCTTGATCCTGTTCTTTCTGGGATCAGGCCCCGTGCGCGGCTTTGCCGTCGTCTTTATCCTCGGTATTTTGACCACGGTGATCACCGCGGTGACCATGACGCGCATGATGATCGCGTTGTGGTATCGCGTCGCCCGGCCGAAACAACTGCCGTTCTGA
- the surE gene encoding 5'/3'-nucleotidase SurE, whose amino-acid sequence MRIIVTNDDGIHAPGLKVLQKIAHELSDDVWTVAPETDQSGVSHSLSLHDPLRLRQVGDREFAVKGTPSDCVIMGMRKVLADKAPDLVLSGVNRGQNVAEDVIYSGTIAGAMEGAILGLPAIAMSQAFPAGQRDKTPWDCAAAHAASLVRKLLEDGLDEGTLVNINFPACQPAEVKGVAVTMQGRRGLDVLRLDERVDGRNNPYFWLTPTRGTPQLANGTDLKALAEHKISVTPLQLNMTHEPTMTRFARLFG is encoded by the coding sequence ATGCGCATCATCGTGACCAATGACGACGGTATTCACGCGCCGGGACTGAAGGTCCTGCAGAAGATCGCGCATGAGCTGTCGGACGATGTGTGGACGGTGGCGCCGGAGACCGACCAGAGCGGCGTCTCGCACTCCCTGTCGCTCCACGACCCGCTTCGGCTTCGGCAGGTGGGCGATCGTGAGTTCGCGGTCAAGGGCACGCCCTCTGACTGCGTGATCATGGGGATGCGCAAGGTCCTCGCCGACAAGGCGCCGGACCTCGTGCTGTCCGGCGTCAATCGCGGCCAGAACGTCGCCGAGGACGTGATCTATTCCGGCACCATCGCCGGCGCGATGGAAGGGGCTATCCTCGGCTTGCCGGCGATCGCCATGTCGCAGGCTTTTCCGGCGGGGCAGCGCGACAAGACCCCGTGGGATTGCGCGGCCGCGCATGCCGCGTCGCTCGTCCGCAAGCTTCTCGAAGACGGGCTCGACGAGGGCACGCTCGTGAACATCAATTTCCCGGCCTGTCAGCCGGCTGAGGTCAAGGGCGTTGCCGTGACCATGCAGGGGCGCCGTGGCCTCGACGTGCTGCGGTTGGATGAGCGGGTGGACGGTCGCAACAATCCCTATTTCTGGCTGACGCCGACGCGCGGTACGCCGCAGCTCGCCAATGGCACCGATCTGAAGGCGCTCGCCGAGCATAAGATCTCGGTGACGCCGCTGCAGCTCAACATGACCCATGAGCCCACCATGACGCGATTTGCGCGGCTGTTTGGCTGA
- the serS gene encoding serine--tRNA ligase has protein sequence MHDIRLIRDNPEPFVTGLIRRGSSKEEAQALLDRLLGLDDRRRAAIAAAQSVQERRNALSREVGEAKKAKDEARAQALMAEVAALKDKAPELEAEERDALAELDRELAAIPNTPLDEVPTGADEHDNVEHHQYGAKRNYAFTPKQHFEVGEGLGLMDFETAAKLSGARFVVLKGGLARLERALGQFMLDVHTGEHGYTEVNPPLLVRDDAMFGTAQLPKFEDDQFSVTAGRPQADGSAGSHWLIPTAEVPLTNLVRESILSEEELPKRFTALTPCFRAEAGSAGRDTRGMIRQHQFTKVELVSITTPETSGDEHERMLAAAEEILKRLELHYRVVTLCTGDMGFASQKTYDIEVWLPGQNAYREISSCSVCGDFQARRMQARFRAAGAKQTRLVHTLNGSGTAVGRALVAVLETWQNQDGSVTIPPALRPYMMGQTNLERPA, from the coding sequence ATGCACGACATTCGCCTCATTCGCGACAACCCTGAGCCCTTCGTGACAGGGTTGATTCGCCGTGGCTCCTCCAAGGAGGAGGCGCAAGCCCTTCTCGACAGGCTTCTCGGTCTCGACGACCGCAGGCGCGCGGCGATCGCCGCCGCCCAGTCGGTGCAGGAGCGGCGCAACGCGCTGTCGCGTGAGGTCGGCGAGGCGAAGAAGGCGAAGGATGAGGCACGCGCGCAGGCGCTGATGGCCGAGGTCGCGGCGTTGAAGGACAAGGCGCCCGAGCTCGAGGCCGAGGAGCGTGACGCGCTGGCGGAGCTCGACCGCGAGCTCGCGGCCATTCCCAACACGCCGCTCGATGAGGTGCCGACCGGCGCCGACGAGCACGACAACGTCGAACACCATCAATATGGCGCCAAGCGCAACTATGCCTTCACGCCGAAGCAGCATTTCGAGGTCGGCGAGGGGCTTGGCCTCATGGACTTCGAGACGGCGGCGAAGCTATCCGGCGCGCGTTTCGTCGTGCTCAAGGGCGGGCTCGCGCGGCTGGAGCGGGCGCTCGGCCAGTTCATGCTGGACGTCCACACCGGTGAGCACGGCTACACCGAGGTCAACCCGCCGTTGCTGGTGCGTGACGACGCCATGTTCGGCACGGCGCAGCTGCCTAAATTCGAGGACGACCAGTTCAGCGTGACGGCCGGCCGTCCCCAGGCGGATGGCTCCGCCGGCAGTCACTGGCTGATCCCGACCGCGGAAGTGCCGCTGACAAATCTGGTCCGCGAATCAATCCTTTCCGAGGAAGAGCTGCCAAAGCGATTCACCGCGCTCACCCCGTGTTTCCGCGCCGAGGCGGGCTCGGCGGGCCGGGACACGCGCGGCATGATCCGCCAGCACCAGTTCACCAAGGTCGAGCTCGTGTCCATCACCACGCCGGAGACATCCGGCGATGAGCATGAGCGCATGCTGGCCGCGGCCGAGGAAATCCTGAAGCGCCTGGAGCTGCACTACCGGGTCGTGACCCTGTGCACCGGCGACATGGGTTTTGCCTCGCAGAAGACCTACGACATCGAGGTCTGGCTCCCCGGGCAGAACGCCTATCGCGAGATTTCGAGCTGTTCGGTCTGCGGTGACTTCCAGGCGCGACGCATGCAGGCACGTTTCCGCGCGGCCGGCGCCAAGCAGACGCGGCTCGTCCATACGCTCAACGGGTCCGGCACGGCGGTCGGCCGCGCGCTGGTCGCCGTGCTGGAGACCTGGCAGAACCAGGATGGATCGGTCACCATCCCGCCGGCCTTGCGCCCTTACATGATGGGGCAGACCAACCTCGAACGTCCGGCCTGA